CTCCGCGAGTTCCTCTACCCGTCGCCCGAGCACGAAGATGCGGCGCGGGCGCGTATCAACGACACGATGATCGCCCAGACGGGCATCTTCTCGGTCAGCTACGCGATGGCGCAGTACTGGATGTCGTACGGCATCCAGCCCGAATCGATGATCGGCCACAGCGTGGGCGAGTTCGTGGCGGCCTGCCTCGCCGGCGTGTTTTCGCTGGAGGATGCGCTCGCCCTCGTGGCCGCGCGGGGCAAGCTGATGCAGGACCTGCCGTCCGGCTCGATGCTGGCCGTGCGCCTGCCGGTCGACGAAGTGCGGGCCCTGCTGCCCGACGACCTCGAGATCGCGGCCATCAACAGTCCGGCGCTCTGCGTCGTATCCGGCCCGACGCTGTCGATCGGCGCGTTCGAGAAGGCGCTGGAGGAGCGCGAGATCTCCGTGCGTCCGCTGCACACCTCGCATGCCTTCCATTCGGCCATGATGGAGCCGGCGGTGCCGGCCTTCCGGGCGGCGCTGAGCGGCATGACGCTCCACGCGCCGCAGATCCCCGTTATCTCGACCGTGACCGGGGAGCGGCTGACGCCCGAGCTGGCCACCGACGTCGAATACTGGGCCACGCACCTGCGGCGGACGGTCGACTTCGCCGGCGGCGTCCGCGCCCTCGTCGGGGATGCCAACCGCGTGCTCCTCGAAGTAGGCCCCGGCCAGACGCTCAGCACGCTGGCGCGCCAGCACCCGGAGCGGAAGGAAAAACAGGTCATCCTGTCGTCGCTCCCGCACGTTCAGCAGGAGGTTTCGGCTGCCGCGTTCGCGCTCGGCGTCGTGGGCCGGCTGTGGCAGGGCGGCGTGGATATCGACTGGAAAGCCTGCTACCCCGACGAGTTCAGACTCCGCGTGCCGCTTCCCTCCTACCCCTTCGAACGCAAGCGATTCTGGTACGACCAGGTTTCTTCTTCGGCGGAGGACGAGGACGTGACGAATACTGAAACAACCCCCGCACATCTCGCTGCCGCACCGGCCCCCGCTTCGTCGCTCTCGAACGGGTACGCGCCGGATGCACACGCCGGCGACGGCTCCCCCCATGCCGTGCCCGACGAGATGATCCGGCGCATCGTCGCCCAACAGATCGAGGTCATGGCCCGGCAGCTGCAGGCCTGGCATTCGCAGTAGTAGTGTATCGGACCCACGCATCCCGCATCGTTATTCGACTCTTTCACTAGTAGTTATAGGAACGTAGATGTCTACTTCACCCATGTCCGACCGCCAGACCCGCGTACAGGGCAAGCTTCGCTCGGTTCTGATGGATCTCTCCGGGTTCGATCTCAGCGAGCTCGACAACGCCTCGACCTTTCTGGAACTGGGATTCGATTCGCTTTTCCTCATCCAGTTCAGCCAGGCCATCAAAAAACATTTCGGCGTAAAGATTTCGTTTCGCCAGCTGATCGAAGACGTGTCGACGCCGGTGGCGCTGATCGCTTTCCTCGATCAGAAGGTGTCGGACGATGTGCTGCCGGCCGCCGCGGCCCCCGCGCCCGCGGCGACGCCTGAAGCCGGCGACGGCGCCTCCAGCGCCCTGCCCGCGCCCGCGCCGGCTCCCGTCCCGGCCCCGATGCCCGCCATGGCGGCGCCCGCGCCCATGCCGGTCGCGATGCCCGTCGCGCCGATCGCCTTCGCAGCCCCCGTGCAGGGCGGCGCCTCGGCGGACGGCCTGAAGAATATCATGCAGCAGCAGCTGCAGCTGATGTCGATGCAGCTCGCGATGCTCACCGGGGCGACGGTGCCCATGGCGATGCCGGCGCCCCAGGCCCCGGCCGCCCTGCCGGCTGCCGAACCCGCCATCCCCGCGGCGCCCGCGACGCCTGCCGAAGCCGCGAAGCCGGCCGTAAAAAAAGGCAAGGCGGAAAAGAAAGAGACGATCGAAGAACAGCTGATGCGCAAGCGGTTCGGCCCGTATAAGCCGATCCAGAAAGCGAAGGACGGCGGCCTCACCCCGCGGCAGCAGCAGCACCTCGACGCGCTCGTCGAGCGACTCACGAAAAAGACGGCGGAGTCCAAGCGCCTCGCCCAGCAGTACCGTAATTGCTTCGCCGACCCGCGCGGCATCGCCGGCTTCCGCCTCATGTGGAAAGAGATGGTGTACCAGATCACCACGGTCCGCTCGAAAGGATCGAAGGTGTGGGACATCGACGGCAACGAGTATGTCGACATCGCGATGGGCTTCGGCCTGAACCTGTTCGGGCACTCGCCGGACTTCATCACCGACGCCGTCGCCGAGCAGCTGCAGCTGGGCGTGGAGCTGGGGCCGCAGTCGCCGATGGCCGGCGAAGTCGCCCAGATGCTCTGCGAACTGACCGGCTTCGAGCGTGCCACCTTCTGCAACACCGGCTCCGAAGCCGTCATGGCCGCCATTCGCCTGGCGCGCCTCTACAGCGGCAAAACCAAGTTCATCTTCTTCTCGGGCGCCTACCACGGCAACTTCGAGCAGGTGCTCGCCCGCCCGAATCCCAGCGGCAAGGAAGGCGCCATCCCCGCGGCCCCCGGCGTGCCCTGGAGCATCGCGGAAGATTGCATCGTGATGGACTACAGCGATCCCCGCGCACTCGAAGTGATCCGCGAGCGCGAGGACGAGATCGCGATGGTCCTGGTCGAGCCCGTCCAGAGCTCGAAGCCCGACCTCCAGCCGCGCGAATTCCTGCACAAGCTGCGCGACCTGACCAGCGAGCTGGACATCGCCCTGGTGTTCGACGAAGTCATCTCCGGCTTCCGCGCCAGCATCGGCGGCGCCCAGCAGTGGTTCGGCGTCAAGGGCGACATGGCCACCTACGGCAAGATCATCGGCGGCGGGATGCCCATGGGCGCCCTCGCCGGCGTCGCGAAATACATGGACGGCCTCGACAGCGGCACGTGGCAGTACGGCGACGACTCGGTGCCCGAAGCCGACATGACGTTTTTCGCCGGCACGTTCGTCCGCCACCCGCTGGCTCTCGCCGCCGCAAAGGCGGTGCTGCTCAAGGTGAAGGAAGAAGGACCCTCGCTCCAAGAGAACCTGACGATGCGGACCAAGCGCCTCGTCGACAACGTCAACGCGTTCCTCGACGAACGCGGCGTGCCGGTGCGGCTGCTCCAGTATACCTCCCTGTTCCGGTTCGCCTATGCGCACGACATGGAGTACATCGACATGCTGTACTTCCACCTGCTCGACAAAGGCATCTTCACCCGCGGCTTCCTCGACAACTGCTTCCTGTCGACCGCGCACACCGAGGAAGATGAGGAGCGCATCATCACGGCGATCAAGGAGAGCATCATCGAGCTGCAGGAAGGAGGATTCCTCCCGGAGCCGGGGTCGATCGAACTGAAGGTGGGCATAGCCGAGGAATCGCCAAAAAAGTCGGTAGCGCCGTCCGCTGATGCGGCCGGCGCGGACGCCGCCTTCGCCCTCACCGAATCCCAGACGGAGATCTGGCTCGCCACCCAGATCAGCGCCGAAGCCTCGTGCGCCTTCAACGAACCGTTTTACGTCCGCCTCAAGGGCGCGCTCGATATCGAGAAGCTGCGCGACGCCGTGAACGCGACGTTCCGCCGGCATGAAGCGCTGCACCTCCGGTTCGACCGCGACGGCCAGTTCCAGTCGATCGCCGCGCCCGAAGCCATCGAGATCCCGCTCAACGACGTGAGCGGCCTGCGGGCGGAAGAGCGCGAGGCCGCGTTCCAGTCGATGCTGAAACGCTACGCCACCACGCCGTTCGACCTCGAACGCGGCCCGCTGATGCGGGTCGAGGTGCTGCGCCTCGGCGACCAGGAGCACGTGATGATGTGCGCCGCCCACCACATCGTGTGCGACGGCTGGTCGTGGTCGGTGCTGCTGCAGGAGATCGGCAAGCGATACAGCGCCGCAAGCCGCGGCGAAGGGTATGTGCCGGCCGAAGCCGGCTCGTTCGGCGCCTACGTCCGCGAAGAAATCGAACAGCAGACGAGCGAGGACATCGAGGAGAGCTACGCGTACTGGGTGGAGCAATTCGCCAACGCGCCCCAGCCGCTCCAGCTGCCGACGGACCGCCCGCGTCCGGCGTTCAAATCGTCCCGCGGGGCGACGGTGCACTACCTCTTCGACCCGTCCGTCTATGTGGCGGCCAAGAAGATCGCCTCGGAACTCCAGGTGAGCCTCTTCAGCCTCACGATGGGGGTCTTCAACATCCTCCTGTCCCGCCTCGCAGGCCAGGAAGACATCGTGGTGGCGATGCCGACCGCCGGCCAGCTGAACTACGGGGAAGACTATCTGGTCGGACACTGCGTGAACCTGCTTCCGCTGCGCACCCGCCTCTCGGGCGAGACGACGGCGCGGCAGTTTCTCAAGCAGATGACCACGTCGGTGCTCGATGCGTTCGAGCACAACGGATGCACCCTGGGCGGCATCCTGCAGCGCCTCACGCTGCCGCGCCACCCGGGCCGGATTCCGCTCGCCGAGGTCCAGTTCAACCTGGATCACGACGACCGCGGCGTCGCCTTCCACAACCTGGCCGTGGAGATCCGGCAGGCGCCCCGCCACGCCGTCACGTTCGACCTCTTCTTCAACCTCAACGAGATGAAGAGCGGCTTCGTGGTCGACCTCGACTACAACGCCGACCTGTTCGACGAGTCGACGATGCGGCGCTGGATCAGCTACTTCGAGAGCCTGATCCTCAGCATCGGCAAAAACGCCGAGACGCCGATCGCCCAGCTGCGGATGGCCTCGGAGGACGAACAGAGCCTGCTCGAGGCCCAGCGCAACGCCTCGATGGCGGCGCTCCCGACGGCCACGGCGTTTCACGAGCTGTTCGAGGCCCAGGCCGTCGTCACGCCGGACAAGGTGGCGGTGCGTTTCGAGGAGACCGCGCTGACCTACCTGGAGTTGGACGAATACGCCAACCAGTTTGCGCGCTTTCTGCAGGGCATGAACGTGGGTCCGGAAGTCGTCGTGGGCGTGCACATGGAACGCTCCGCCGGCATGCTCGTCGCGCTCCTCGGCATCCTGAAAGCCGGCGGCGTCTACGTGCCGATGGATCCGGCGTACCCGCAGGCGCGCATCATGCACATGATCGAGGACTCGGGGATGGCGACCCTCCTGACGGAGAATGCCCTGCTCGAACAGCTGGACACCCGCCAGTTCGCCCCGAGCCTGAACGTGGTGAGCATGGACGCCGAGTGGAGCAAGATCAACAAGCGGTCGAAAAACAAGCCGAAAGTCGATCTCACCGGCGAGAACCTCGCGTACATCATCTACACCTCGGGCTCGACGGGCAAGCCGAAGGGCGTCGAGATCCCGCACCGGGCGCTGGTCAACCTGCTCAGCTCCATGCAGGATGAGCCGGGCATCGTCGACGGCGACGTCATGCTCAACGTGACGACCCTGAGCTTCGATATCGCCGGCCTCGAACTGTATCTGCCGCTGATCGCCGGCGCGACGCTGGTCATCCTCTCGAAGGAACAGAGCATGGACGGCCGCCAGCTCGCCGA
This region of Rhodothermales bacterium genomic DNA includes:
- a CDS encoding amino acid adenylation domain-containing protein, which gives rise to MSTSPMSDRQTRVQGKLRSVLMDLSGFDLSELDNASTFLELGFDSLFLIQFSQAIKKHFGVKISFRQLIEDVSTPVALIAFLDQKVSDDVLPAAAAPAPAATPEAGDGASSALPAPAPAPVPAPMPAMAAPAPMPVAMPVAPIAFAAPVQGGASADGLKNIMQQQLQLMSMQLAMLTGATVPMAMPAPQAPAALPAAEPAIPAAPATPAEAAKPAVKKGKAEKKETIEEQLMRKRFGPYKPIQKAKDGGLTPRQQQHLDALVERLTKKTAESKRLAQQYRNCFADPRGIAGFRLMWKEMVYQITTVRSKGSKVWDIDGNEYVDIAMGFGLNLFGHSPDFITDAVAEQLQLGVELGPQSPMAGEVAQMLCELTGFERATFCNTGSEAVMAAIRLARLYSGKTKFIFFSGAYHGNFEQVLARPNPSGKEGAIPAAPGVPWSIAEDCIVMDYSDPRALEVIREREDEIAMVLVEPVQSSKPDLQPREFLHKLRDLTSELDIALVFDEVISGFRASIGGAQQWFGVKGDMATYGKIIGGGMPMGALAGVAKYMDGLDSGTWQYGDDSVPEADMTFFAGTFVRHPLALAAAKAVLLKVKEEGPSLQENLTMRTKRLVDNVNAFLDERGVPVRLLQYTSLFRFAYAHDMEYIDMLYFHLLDKGIFTRGFLDNCFLSTAHTEEDEERIITAIKESIIELQEGGFLPEPGSIELKVGIAEESPKKSVAPSADAAGADAAFALTESQTEIWLATQISAEASCAFNEPFYVRLKGALDIEKLRDAVNATFRRHEALHLRFDRDGQFQSIAAPEAIEIPLNDVSGLRAEEREAAFQSMLKRYATTPFDLERGPLMRVEVLRLGDQEHVMMCAAHHIVCDGWSWSVLLQEIGKRYSAASRGEGYVPAEAGSFGAYVREEIEQQTSEDIEESYAYWVEQFANAPQPLQLPTDRPRPAFKSSRGATVHYLFDPSVYVAAKKIASELQVSLFSLTMGVFNILLSRLAGQEDIVVAMPTAGQLNYGEDYLVGHCVNLLPLRTRLSGETTARQFLKQMTTSVLDAFEHNGCTLGGILQRLTLPRHPGRIPLAEVQFNLDHDDRGVAFHNLAVEIRQAPRHAVTFDLFFNLNEMKSGFVVDLDYNADLFDESTMRRWISYFESLILSIGKNAETPIAQLRMASEDEQSLLEAQRNASMAALPTATAFHELFEAQAVVTPDKVAVRFEETALTYLELDEYANQFARFLQGMNVGPEVVVGVHMERSAGMLVALLGILKAGGVYVPMDPAYPQARIMHMIEDSGMATLLTENALLEQLDTRQFAPSLNVVSMDAEWSKINKRSKNKPKVDLTGENLAYIIYTSGSTGKPKGVEIPHRALVNLLSSMQDEPGIVDGDVMLNVTTLSFDIAGLELYLPLIAGATLVILSKEQSMDGRQLAEAIDRHRVTIMQATPATWRMLIEAGWQGKASLKALCGGEAMAPALARDLLSRCGSLWNMYGPTETTIWSSVHRIAPKDQVISIGLPIANTQFYVLDEHLQAAPLGATGELYIGGAGLARGYHNRPDLTAERFVDHPFAEGEKLYRTGDLARMLPDGTFECLGRTDAQVKIRGFRIELGEIEANLDEHEAIAESAVIVHDPSGSDPVLAAYYAVSDQRELDAQDLRLFLQQRLPAYMVPAHLIRLAALPKTPNGKLDRKALPAPDEAPTPRATVFMAPQTPAETTIAEIWSQVLNMEHIGTADNFFDLGGHSLQATRVIARYRKAFEVDFPLRTFFERPTIAEQALAVLELQSGGEEDDILSMIEELEGLTAAEIAAQLKKDE